A single Defluviitalea saccharophila DNA region contains:
- a CDS encoding pro-sigmaK processing inhibitor BofA family protein, producing the protein MGSNDFLILLIIAGVIILTIMVFPKPVKLLLRTIIQGVGGVLGLLIFNFLLSPLGWYVGINWATILIIAILGIPGMVFLYFLNIFF; encoded by the coding sequence ATGGGAAGCAATGATTTTTTAATTCTTTTAATTATAGCAGGAGTAATTATTCTTACCATTATGGTATTTCCAAAACCCGTTAAGCTTCTTCTTAGAACGATTATCCAAGGGGTAGGAGGAGTTTTGGGCTTACTGATTTTTAATTTCTTATTATCCCCATTAGGATGGTATGTAGGTATTAATTGGGCAACGATACTGATTATCGCCATATTAGGGATTCCGGGGATGGTCTTTTTGTACTTCTTAAATATCTTCTTCTGA
- a CDS encoding DUF2508 family protein: MNSIIEISKKGFFPFKFKTRQTYPVTEEEELKEELIRTKKQIDLVFNAFENTTEQDLIDSCIYEMKALQTKYKYYLNKMKEKDDLTIKHLGESS, encoded by the coding sequence TTGAACTCTATCATAGAAATATCAAAAAAAGGCTTTTTCCCATTTAAATTTAAGACAAGGCAGACATACCCTGTTACCGAAGAAGAAGAGCTAAAAGAAGAATTAATAAGAACAAAGAAGCAAATCGACTTAGTATTCAACGCATTTGAAAACACCACGGAACAGGATTTGATTGACAGCTGTATTTACGAAATGAAAGCTCTCCAGACGAAATACAAATATTATTTGAATAAGATGAAAGAGAAGGACGACTTGACAATTAAGCACCTGGGAGAATCTTCGTAA
- the glgA gene encoding glycogen synthase GlgA, whose protein sequence is MNLSHQKILFVSSEAIPFAKTGGLGDVAGALPYALKKLGADVRVVIPKYKCIPQEYINESKIVAEFPVYLEWRKQFARVHEYNTSIPFYFIENNNNFDRDGLYGYEDDHERFAFFCKAVLDMLPRIGFKPDVIHCNDWQTGPICLLLKERYHEDLYYRSISTLYTIHNIQYQGIFGRETLDILGVSDWCFHSEGVEFYGNVSYMKAGLVYADAINTVSNTYAEEIKTSQYGYGLEGVLQRRSNVLYGIVNGIDYEAFNPETDKSLYIPYSKESLHLKKENKKRLQKDLGLPQKDVPMIGLISRLVDQKGLNLIAEKMHDLMQEDIQFVVLGTGQYQYEEMFKYMQGVFPEKVSANILFNLDLAQKIYASSDLFLMPSLFEPCGLGQLISLRYGTIPVVRKTGGLADTIQSFDEKTCKGNGFVFNNFNADEMLGEIRRALHVYQSREKWNILVKNAMESDYSWEDSAKEYMELYQRI, encoded by the coding sequence ATGAATCTGAGTCATCAAAAAATATTATTCGTTTCTTCAGAAGCAATACCCTTTGCTAAAACCGGCGGTCTTGGAGATGTAGCAGGAGCCCTTCCCTATGCCTTAAAGAAACTAGGTGCGGATGTCAGAGTAGTGATACCAAAATATAAATGTATTCCTCAGGAATATATTAACGAAAGCAAGATTGTTGCGGAGTTTCCTGTTTATTTAGAATGGAGAAAACAGTTTGCCCGCGTTCACGAATACAATACTTCAATACCTTTTTATTTTATTGAAAACAATAATAATTTTGACAGGGACGGTTTATACGGATATGAGGATGACCACGAAAGATTCGCATTCTTTTGTAAAGCTGTTTTGGACATGCTGCCAAGAATAGGCTTTAAGCCAGATGTGATTCACTGTAACGATTGGCAGACAGGTCCTATTTGCCTTCTTCTGAAAGAAAGATACCATGAAGATCTCTACTATAGATCGATTTCAACTTTATATACCATTCATAACATACAGTATCAAGGGATCTTTGGAAGAGAAACTTTAGATATACTGGGAGTCTCAGACTGGTGTTTTCATTCTGAAGGGGTTGAATTCTATGGCAATGTAAGCTATATGAAAGCAGGATTGGTATATGCTGATGCCATCAATACGGTAAGCAATACATATGCAGAGGAGATAAAAACCAGTCAATACGGCTATGGTTTAGAAGGTGTCCTTCAAAGAAGAAGCAATGTCCTTTATGGCATTGTAAACGGAATAGATTATGAGGCTTTTAACCCTGAAACAGACAAATCTCTTTACATCCCTTACTCTAAAGAAAGCTTGCATTTAAAGAAGGAAAACAAGAAAAGACTTCAAAAGGATCTAGGCTTACCTCAAAAAGATGTACCAATGATAGGACTCATCTCCCGTTTAGTAGACCAGAAGGGATTAAATCTAATAGCAGAAAAAATGCATGATTTGATGCAGGAAGATATACAATTTGTGGTTTTAGGTACGGGACAATACCAATATGAAGAAATGTTTAAATATATGCAGGGAGTTTTCCCAGAGAAGGTAAGTGCCAATATCTTATTTAATCTTGATTTGGCTCAGAAAATTTATGCAAGCAGTGATTTGTTCTTAATGCCTTCATTATTCGAGCCCTGTGGTTTAGGACAACTGATTAGTCTTAGATACGGAACCATTCCTGTTGTGCGAAAGACCGGAGGCTTAGCCGACACCATCCAGTCTTTTGATGAAAAAACCTGTAAGGGCAACGGTTTTGTTTTCAATAATTTCAATGCGGATGAAATGTTAGGAGAAATCAGAAGAGCCCTTCATGTTTATCAGAGCAGAGAAAAATGGAACATTTTAGTAAAGAATGCCATGGAATCAGATTATTCCTGGGAAGACTCTGCTAAAGAATATATGGAATTGTACCAAAGGATATAG